In a genomic window of Sus scrofa isolate TJ Tabasco breed Duroc chromosome 4, Sscrofa11.1, whole genome shotgun sequence:
- the MTMR11 gene encoding myotubularin-related protein 11 (The RefSeq protein has 1 substitution compared to this genomic sequence), whose product MWWGGRGQSFNIAPQKEEPEMGLSGPKSVQGRAMPEPRSRQLGSCLASGCLPGEQILAWAPGVRKGLEPELPGTLICSNLRVTFQPCGWQRSQETPLSSEYDFSLANIGRLEAVNGLSRVQLLRPGSLLKFVPEEILIHGRDFRLLRIGFEAGGLEPQAFQVTMAIVQARAQSSQGQKYAGLTLSKAGQSAGSRKPPIPLLEISEDWETERRKQRARGWRVSTVNERFDIATSLPRYFWVPNRTLDSEVRRAFGHFHQGRGPRLTWHHPGGSDLLRCGGFYTASDPNKEDIRAVETMLQAGHSDVVLVDTLDELPSLADVQLAHLRLRALCLPDSSVAEDKWLSALEGTRWLDYVRSCLRKASDISVLVTSRVRSVVLQERGDRDFNGLLSSLVQLLSSPEARTLLGFQSLVQREWVAAGHPFLTRLGGTGASEEAPVFLLFLDCVWQLLQQFPAEFEFSEFFLLALHDSVRVPDTLTFLRDSPWERGKQSGQINTYTQVYTAGYSQPPAGNSINPQLSVWDWDLRYSNEQILQFHNPGYDPEHCPDSWLPRQQPSFMVPGPPTSVWLFSRGALTPLNQLCPWRDSPSLLAVSSRWLPRPASSSESLADQEWGLPSHWGACPLPSGLLLPGYLGPQIRLWRRCYLRGRPEVQMGLSAPTIAGLQDELSHLQELLRKWTPRISPEDHSKKRDPNTILSQSH is encoded by the exons ATGTGGTGGGGGGGCCGGGGCCAGAGTTTCAACATCGCCCCCCAGAAGGAGGAGCCAGAGATGGGG CTCTCGGGACCAAAGTCTGTCCAGGGGCGTGCAATGCCAGAGCCCAGAAGTCGTCAGCTTGGCAGTTGCCTGGCCTCTGGATGTCTCCCAG GGGAGCAGATCCTAGCATGGGCCCCAGGGGTGAGGAAGGGGCTGGAACCTGAATTGCCAGGAACCCTGATTTGCAGCAACTTGAGGGTCACCTTCCAGCCCTGTGGATGGCAGCGGAGTCAG GAGACTCCCCTGAGCAGTGAGTATGATTTTTCCCTGGCCAACATTGGACGATTAGAGGCTG TGAATGGCCTGTCCCGAGTCCAGCTCCTCCGTCCAGGGTCCCTGCTTAAATTTGTCCCTGAGGAGATTCTGATTCATGGCCGAGACTTCCGGCTCCTCAGAATTGGTTTTGAGGCTGGAGGACTAGAGCCTCAGGCCTTTCAG GTGACCATGGCCATTGTCCAAGCCAGAGCTCAGAGCAGTCAAGGCCAAAAGTATGCAGGGCtaaccctgagcaaggctg GCCAGAGTGCTGGCTCTAGAAAACCACCTATTCCCCTCTTGGAGATATCAGAAGACTGGGAGACTGAGAGGAGAAAGCAGagggccagaggctggagggtCAGCACTGTCAATGAGAGGTTCGACATAGCCACCAG CCTCCCCCGTTACTTCTGGGTCCCTAACCGAACTCTGGACAGTGAGGTCAGGAGAGCATTTGGCCACTTCCATCAGGGCCGTGGACCG CGCCTGACCTGGCATCACCCTGGAGGCAGTGATCTTCTCCGCTGCGGTGGCTTCTATACAGCCAGTGACCCTAACAAGGAGGATATCAG GGCAGTGGAAACGATGCTCCAGGCCGGGCATTCAGACGTTGTCCTTGTAGACACTCTGGATGAGCTGCCTAGTCTTGCAGATGTCCAACTTGCCCATCTGAGGCTGAGAGCACTCTGTCTGCCTG ATTCATCTGTAGCTGAGGATAAATGGCTTTCAGCTCTGGAAGGAACACGATGGTTGGACTATGTCAG GTCTTGTCTTCGAAAAGCCAGTGATATCTCGGTCTTAGTGACATCCAGGGTTCGCTCTGTAGTACTTCAAG AGCGCTGTGATCGTGATTTCAATGGCCTCCTCTCTTCACTCGTCCAGCTGCTTTCATCCCCTGAAGCCCGAACACTGCTTGGCTTCCAATCACTAGTGCAGCGAGAGTGGGTGGCGGCTGGACATCCCTTCCTGACCCGACTTGGGGGAACTGGGGCCAGTGAAGAG GCCCCAGTGTTTCTCCTCTTCCTTGATTGCGTCTGGCAGCTCCTCCAGCAATTTCCAGCTGAGTTTGAATTCTCTGAGTTCTTCCTGCTTGCTCTTCATGACAGTGTCAGGGTTCCTGACACCCTAACATTCTTGAGAGACAGTCCCTGGGAACGTGGAAAGCAAAGCGGACAG ATCAACACCTATACACAAGTCTATACTGCAGGCTACTCCCAGCCCCCCGCTGGGAACTCTATAAACCCGCAGCTGTCTGTCTGGGACTGGGATTTACGCTATAGCAATGAACAGATACTACAATTCCATAATCCTGGCTATGACCCGGAACACTGCCCAGATTCTTGGCTCCCTAGACAGCAG CCAAGCTTCATGGTTCCTGGACCCCCTACTTCTGTGTGGCTCTTCTCTAGAGGGGCTTTGACCCCCCTGAATCAGCTGTGTCCTTGGCGGGACAGTCCCTCTCTGCTGGCAGTCTCTTCCCGCTGGCTCCCTCGACCGGCTAGCTCCTCTGAAAGCCTGGCTGATCAGGAGTGGGGACTCCCCTCACATTGGGGAGCTTGCCCTTTACCCTCAGGACTACTGCTGCCTGGATATCTGGGACCCCAGATCAGGCTCTGGAGACGCTGCTACCTGAGGGGAAGGCCTGAGGTCCAG ATGGGCCTCTCAGCTCCCACAATCGCTGGCCTCCAGGATGAGCTATCCCATCTTCAGGAGTTATTAAGGAAATGGACACCAAGAATATCTCCTGAGGATCACTCCAAGAAAAGAGATCCAAATACCATTCTTTCCCAATCCCACTGA